Proteins found in one Zea mays cultivar B73 chromosome 1, Zm-B73-REFERENCE-NAM-5.0, whole genome shotgun sequence genomic segment:
- the LOC103640501 gene encoding L-gulonolactone oxidase 2: MPRARNRRDADAHETKFAMGVLFLIACLLVPAAIYLLPANNNTPPWEPITCTGGNANGESNCTVTNSYGSFPDRTVCRAAAAVYPQTEKELVAAVAAVAAAKGKAKVATRHSHSFTKLACPGGRDGTVISTRWLNRTVRVDVGRRLLTVEGGMVLRDLVRVAAEAGLALPHSPYWSGLTVGGLLATGAHGSSLWGKGSAVHEYVVGMRIVTPAPASQGFAVVRELGADHPDLDATKVSLGVLGVISQVTLALQPMFKRSVTFVTRDDSDMAETVSVWGHLHEFGDMTWLPYQRKVVYRQDDRVDVATGGDGHNDFLGFRFYSKPGVMAARLLDTWLEEKDVDTARCLMARLPMWKVQREAYGFSNDGVSFTGYPVVGFQHRIQASGSCLDDGGGGLLLSACTWDPRLRGGLFYSSGFSVGLSKVAAFVADVQRLRDINPRAFCGLEGKLGVFMRYVKASSAFLGKPEDSVDLDIVYYRSHVEGTLRRHADVVDEMEQMALHKYGAIPHWGKNRNFAFDGAIDKYPRAHEFLRVKNTYDPDGIFSSEWSDQVLGVKGSPSIVRDGCAIEGLCVCSGDSHCMPDKGYFCRPGKVYKEARVCVRV, from the exons ATGCCACGAGCCCGCAATCGCAGAGACGCGGACGCCCACGAAACGAAATTCGCAATGGGTGTCCTCTTCCTGATCGCCTGCCTTCTCGTTCCGGCCGCCATTTACCTCCTCCCAGCCAACAACAACACACCACCATGGGAGCCCATCACCTGCACGGGCGGCAACGCCAACGGCGAGTCAAACTGCACCGTCACCAACTCGTACGGCTCCTTCCCGGACCGCACAGTCTgccgggcggcggcggccgtcTACCCACAGACCGAGAAGGAGCTGGTCGCCGCCGTGGCGGCGGTTGCCGCGGCTAAGGGGAAAGCGAAGGTCGCCACGAGGCACTCCCACAGCTTCACCAAGCTCGCGTGCCCCGGCGGCCGCGATGGCACCGTCATAAGCACCCGGTGGCTCAATCGGACGGTGCGCGTCGACGTCGGCAGACGGCTCCTGACGGTGGAGGGCGGCATGGTCCTCAGGGACCTCGTCCGTGTCGCCGCGGAGGCAGGGCTCGCGCTGCCGCACTCGCCGTACTGGAGCGGGCTCACCGTCGGGGGCCTCCTGGCCACCGGCGCCCACGGGAGCTCGCTGTGGGGGAAAGGGAGCGCCGTGCATGAGTACGTGGTCGGGATGAGGATCGTGACGCCGGCGCCGGCGAGCCAGGGGTTCGCCGTGGTGAGGGAGCTCGGCGCAGACCACCCTGACCTGGATGCCACCAAGGTCTCCCTCGGTGTGCTGGGAGTCATCTCTCAG GTGACCCTTGCGTTACAGCCTATGTTCAAGCGTTCGGTCACGTTCGTGACACGCGACGACTCGGACATGGCGGAGACTGTGTCCGTCTGGGGTCACCTCCACGAGTTCGGCGACATGACATGGCTGCCCTACCAGCGCAAGGTCGTGTACCGCCAGGATGACCGCGTTGACGTCGCCACCGGAGGAGATGGCCACAATGACTTCCTCGGCTTCCGATTCTACTCCAAGCCTGGCGTTATGGCCGCCAGGCTCCTAG ACACGTGGCTGGAAGAGAAGGATGTTGACACTGCCCGGTGTCTGATGGCACGGTTGCCGATGTGGAAAGTGCAGAGGGAGGCCTACGGCTTCTCTAACGACGGCGTCTCCTTCACGGGGTACCCAGTGGTGGGGTTCCAGCACCGCATACAGGCCTCTGGCTCGTGCCTGGACGACGGCGGCGGTGGTTTGCTGCTGTCAGCGTGCACATGGGACCCGCGCCTCCGAGGCGGGCTGTTCTACAGCTCCGGCTTCAGCGTGGGTCTATCCAAGGTGGCAGCGTTCGTCGCCGACGTGCAGAGGCTCCGCGACATCAACCCGCGGGCCTTCTGCGGGCTCGAGGGCAAGCTGGGCGTGTTCATGCGGTACGTGAAGGCCTCGTCGGCGTTCCTAGGCAAGCCCGAGGACTCGGTGGACTTGGACATCGTCTACTACCGGAGCCACGTGGAGGGCACGCTGCGCAGGCACGCCGACGTGGTCGACGAGATGGAGCAGATGGCGCTGCACAAGTACGGTGCCATCCCACACTGGGGCAAGAACCGGAACTTCGCCTTTGACGGCGCCATCGACAAGTACCCTAGGGCACACGAGTTCTTGAGGGTGAAGAACACGTACGACCCGGACGGGATCTTCTCCAGCGAGTGGAGTGACCAGGTGCTTGGCGTCAAGGGCAGCCCCAGCATCGTCAGGGATGGCTGCGCCATTGAAGGTCTGTGCGTTTGCTCCGGCGACTCGCACTGCATGCCGGATAAGGGCTATTTCTGCCGGCCTGGTAAGGTTTACAAGGAGGCCAGGGTCTGCGTACGTGTTTGA